One genomic region from Grus americana isolate bGruAme1 chromosome 15, bGruAme1.mat, whole genome shotgun sequence encodes:
- the LOC129213478 gene encoding melanin-concentrating hormone receptor 1-like yields the protein MDFETNHTESLTSCIPNSSKAAQNFSLPEHSLSTRSRRHVLTGGPGTADSSLPTLVSAGDPSRMSYGSFIMPTLFGIICLLGIVGNSLVICTVLKKSGPSCSVPDIFIISLSTVDLFFLLGMPFLIHQLLGNGAWHFGGTMCTIITALDANSQFTSTYILTAMSIDRYLATVYPFTSSRFRKRPVAILVICVLWALSFLSITPVWMYAQLIPLPGGLLGCGIRLPDPQRDIYWYTLYQFFLVFAIPFALITVAYRRILLKMARCSEVLMSRRCTGARTKKLTRTAIAICAAFFVCWAPFHILQLAQLAMTHPTLPFYYTYNVAISLGYANSCLNPFIYILLGQNFQRRLGVPVRPAAAGQASPHGSKSIQGDAIESGQPLLHLVAVSGR from the exons ATGGATTTTGAAACAAATCACACCGAGAGCTTGACCAGCTGCATCCCCAACAGCTCCAAGGCTGCTCAAAACTTTTCTCTGCCTG AGCACTCACTGTCCACGAGAAGCCGGAGGCATGTCCTCACCGGTGGTCCTGGCACAGCTGACTCTTCCCTGCCTACACTTGTCTCTGCAGGTGACCCCAGCAGGATGAGCTATGGCAGCTTCATCATGCCCACCCTGTTTGGCATTATCTGCCTGTTGGGCATTGTCGGTAACAGCCTGGTTATCTGCACAGTCTTAAAGAAATCTGGCCCTAGCTGTAGTGTCCCAGATATCTTCATCATCAGCCTCTCCACGGTGgacctgttcttcctcctggGCATGCCCTTCCTCATCCACCAGCTGCTGGGGAACGGAGCCTGGCACTTTGGGGGGACAATGTGCACAATCATCACTGCCCTGGATGCCAACAGCCAGTTCACCAGCACCTACATCCTCACCGCTATGTCCATCGACCGCTACCTGGCCACCGTCTACCCCTTCACCTCCTCTCGCTTCAGGAAGCGCCCTGTGGCAATCCTCGTCATCTGTGTGCTCTGGgccctttccttcctcagcaTTACACCTGTGTGGATGTACGCTCAGCTCATCCCTTTGCCTGGAGGTCTACTAGGCTGTGGGATTCGCCTGCCAGACCCCCAGAGGGACATTTATTGGTACACTCTCTACCAATTCTTCCTGGTCTTTGCCATCCCTTTTGCCCTCATCACGGTAGCCTACAGGAGGATCCTGCTGAAGATGGCCAGATGCTCAGAAGTGCTGATGAGCCGAAGATGCACCGGGGCGCGAACAAAAAAACTGACCCGTACGGCAATTGCTATTTGCGCGGCCTTCTTCGTTTGCTGGGCACCTTTCCACATCCTGCAACTGGCCCAGCTCGCCATGACTCACCCCACCCTCCCTTTCTACTACACCTACAACGTGGCTATCAGCCTGGGTTATGCCAACAGTTGTCTGAACCCCTTCATCTACATCTTGCTTGGCCAAAATTTCCAGAGGCGGCTTGGGGTGCCGGTAaggccagcagctgcagggcaggcttCCCCACACGGGAGCAAAAGCATTCAGGGCGATGCAATTGAGTCAGGGCAGCCACTGCTGCATTTGGTGGCCGTCTCTGGCAGGTAG
- the LDAF1 gene encoding lipid droplet assembly factor 1 → MSKEMQELQKQWHSVVQSIHSNSNVVAFMNSRVGQYLDDHPFVALSLLMFIAVSAIPVAFFLIFVVTTAIMACIGVIVMEGVVIAIGGITLLCVLCGLGALSLGVSGVLSVCYIVLSSLVNYWYASRGQMKQEVNGSLPQKSPSVLDLSANNGKNE, encoded by the exons ATGTCTAAAGAAATGCAAGAGCTACAGAAGCAGTGGCACTCCGTGGTGCAGTCCATCCACAGCAACTCAAAT GTTGTTGCATTTATGAATTCTCGTGTTGGCCAGTATTTAGATGACCACCCTTTTGTTGCCTTGTCACTCCTGATGTTTATTGCAGTGTCTGCTATTCCCGTTgcatttttcctgatttttgttGTTACAACAGCCATAATGGCCTGTATCGGTGTGATAGTTATGGAAG gtGTTGTAATAGCCATAGGTGGCATAACCCTCCTTTGTGTGCTGTGTGGCCTGGGTGCGCTTTCACTGGGAGTTTCTGGGGTACTGAGTGTTTGTTACATCGTTCTTTCGTCTCTGGTCAACTACTGGTATGCTTCAAG GGGTCAGATGAAGCAAGAAGTTAATGGAAGTTTGCCACAGAAGAGTCCTTCTGTCTTAGATCTTTCTGCCAATAATGGAAAGAATGAATAA